DNA from Bos javanicus breed banteng chromosome 1, ARS-OSU_banteng_1.0, whole genome shotgun sequence:
CGAATGCATTGAAAATACCACATTTAGGATACAACTATATACTGAAAAGGCAGCAATGCCAAGAAAATGGGCAATTAAAAAGATCTTGTTAAAGACAATTCTCACAAGTTGTGTTTAAAATCATccattttaacattttcaaaatagttgaatttattatttcaaatcAACATTATGGAAGTTAAAGAGAATAATCAAGTTGTTTCATGGACTGGAAGGTGACTTATTAATTCCCTTTCATTTCCAAACCTCATCAGGCAGTCACTACATTTATGAGGTAAATCAGCCGAATGCTTGAAATCTAGATGAATTTTAAGATCTTCAATCTGTCCTGTTGAATATTCACAGTATTGGCATAAATAAATCCCTTCAGATAAATGTGAATTTAAATGTTTGCAATATTCTAGCATACTTGAGAAGCCTTTCCCACAGTCATCACAAACATGAGGAAAAATTTTAGTATGTTCAATAGCAACATGTCTGTTAACATTTGTATGAAGTCTACTCCGAAACCCACATACTTGACAAACAAAGAAATTTTTACATTTGTCAAATGTGATTTTGCTTAAGAGGCTATACTGTCCATGTTCTCCATTGTTATACTTATCACTTAACTCTATTAATTTACATGCATGCTCATTTACCACATGGCTATGCAAGTCTTCTGGATCATTCGTTTCATGTTCACAGAACTGACACAAGTACTGTTCATCGCAGCTGTGCTCCTGGAAATGTAGGTAGAGTTCACTGCTTGAGGAGAACTGAACGTCACATTGCTCACACCAATAAAGGTGATCACTAAAATGGGTGTCTGCAATGTGCTGGCTGAGGTTCTCAAAAATTACAGTCTTATAATCACAGTATTTACATATGTAGGGGTCCTCTTCATGGAGTTTGGCATGTTCAATCAGAAGCATGTTGGTAGAGAAACTCTCTTTGCATACTCGACACACGTTTGAATCAGTACGCTTGTGCTTCAAGATCATATGCTGctttaaatcagaaaaatatttgctgTTGAACTCACAAAGTTCACATTTATAGAGGCCACTGCTATTAGCTCTCAGTAAAGGCCATTTCTGCTGGGCAGTCACATTCAAAGCTTGGCTCTTGTCAACAATTTTGCAAAGTTTAGCTGGTGGCTCTTCATCAGTTTGGTCTTGGAGACTCTCAGAGGaattgttttctgtctctatatcATAGTCTTCAGAAATTGCATGCACTTCTGCGGCAATTGGAACATCTTCAGCAGTGTGAACTTCTATGGGGCTCTCCTCTTGGGTTTGCTGGTGGACTGATTCAGGGGAGTCACAGTCTTCATCACAAATTTCAATATCAGCagatttttctgaaaaacaaagcaagactattattattactaaataagacctattatttactattattaaatagtaattggcaaaaagaaatttattttactatttttttcactGAACTATACAAAATGTGCAGATGCTATTAGTTTCTCTTACCTGTAGGAAAGGCAGTGTGGTCTAGAATTCTAAGTACAGGACTGGGAACCAAgtagttttgatttctgtttctggCTTTGATTCCATCTGTAAATTTTGGCAATTCATTTGATGTCTCTGTATCAGAATCATCATCtgcaaaaaaaagaatttggaaaaatacttattatttataTCAATCAAAACATTAAACATTACATAGACAAACTGAAATGCCAGTCACTAGAGAAAACTGGGCTTCAATatcatgtcttttttaaaaagactttatttcTCAGAAGTTTCAAATTTACAAAAAATAAGAAGGTAATACAGAGAATTCCCACATATACTGCATTCAGTTTCTCCATTAACATCTTACATTGTTTGTTATAACAATGACCAAATGCTGGTAAGCTAtcattaactaaagtccatacttCATCCAGATTTTCTTAGTCTTTATC
Protein-coding regions in this window:
- the ZNF639 gene encoding zinc finger protein 639, encoding MNEYPKKRKRKTLHPSRYSDSSGISRIADGFNGIFSDHCYSVCSMRQPDLKYFDNKDDDSDTETSNELPKFTDGIKARNRNQNYLVPSPVLRILDHTAFPTEKSADIEICDEDCDSPESVHQQTQEESPIEVHTAEDVPIAAEVHAISEDYDIETENNSSESLQDQTDEEPPAKLCKIVDKSQALNVTAQQKWPLLRANSSGLYKCELCEFNSKYFSDLKQHMILKHKRTDSNVCRVCKESFSTNMLLIEHAKLHEEDPYICKYCDYKTVIFENLSQHIADTHFSDHLYWCEQCDVQFSSSSELYLHFQEHSCDEQYLCQFCEHETNDPEDLHSHVVNEHACKLIELSDKYNNGEHGQYSLLSKITFDKCKNFFVCQVCGFRSRLHTNVNRHVAIEHTKIFPHVCDDCGKGFSSMLEYCKHLNSHLSEGIYLCQYCEYSTGQIEDLKIHLDFKHSADLPHKCSDCLMRFGNERELISHLPVHETT